A region from the Geobacillus vulcani PSS1 genome encodes:
- a CDS encoding disulfide oxidoreductase yields the protein MEQEKRAEHLLLAAWATALIATLGSLYFSEVLGYIPCDLCWFQRIFMYPQVIILGIAIVCKDAAAARYSFTLSLIGGGISLYHYGLQKIPLLQEYAISCGRIPCTGQYINWLGFITIPFLALTAFMIIMLLSWTIMRQQRKGSEH from the coding sequence ATGGAACAAGAAAAACGCGCGGAACACTTGCTTTTGGCCGCATGGGCGACTGCGCTCATCGCCACCCTCGGAAGCCTTTATTTTTCGGAGGTGCTTGGGTACATTCCGTGCGACCTGTGCTGGTTTCAACGCATTTTTATGTATCCGCAAGTCATCATTTTAGGAATCGCCATCGTGTGCAAAGACGCTGCGGCAGCTCGTTATAGCTTCACACTGTCATTGATTGGCGGGGGCATTTCCTTGTATCATTATGGACTGCAAAAAATCCCGCTTCTTCAAGAATACGCCATCAGCTGCGGCCGCATTCCGTGCACAGGGCAATATATCAACTGGCTTGGGTTTATCACCATTCCATTCTTGGCGCTAACTGCCTTTATGATCATTATGTTGCTAAGTTGGACCATCATGCGCCAACAAAGAAAGGGGAGCGAACATTGA
- a CDS encoding thioredoxin family protein produces MKKLLTFGGIIIALFAAIAFVTSYEQNEAAKGNPYHKNKLHPATIAQLDDPNYRNIILPAELKQQLAEKKTLTVYFYSPTCPHCQRTTPIVVPLAKELGIDLKLFNLLEFEDGWDAYHIEATPTIVYYENGKERKRIEGYHDEQAFRNWFSSLHSDK; encoded by the coding sequence TTGAAAAAATTGCTCACATTTGGCGGCATCATCATCGCCCTATTTGCCGCCATCGCCTTTGTTACCTCCTATGAGCAAAACGAAGCAGCAAAAGGAAACCCTTACCATAAAAACAAGCTGCATCCGGCCACCATTGCCCAACTTGACGACCCGAACTACCGCAACATTATTTTGCCCGCGGAGTTGAAACAACAGCTGGCTGAGAAAAAGACGCTCACCGTTTACTTTTACAGCCCGACATGTCCACACTGCCAGCGGACAACGCCGATCGTCGTGCCGCTAGCAAAGGAGCTCGGCATCGATTTAAAGCTGTTCAACTTGCTTGAATTCGAAGACGGATGGGATGCATACCATATTGAAGCCACCCCGACCATCGTCTATTACGAAAACGGAAAAGAGAGGAAACGCATCGAAGGATATCATGATGAACAAGCGTTCCGAAACTGGTTTTCCTCATTGCACAGTGACAAGTGA
- a CDS encoding YhcU family protein, with translation MKMMYAATPEQEHYMQYLLNYFYTDVFPYYFDDEQIRQFEEWGILSLDHEHVKYNGTMKEAFQIISALQSLITVIEYIGEHGDLEQYEWLFVRNQKILARHGIAFPFHAKQFTCRRLWPCSVYAPATSQWVI, from the coding sequence TTGAAAATGATGTATGCGGCGACTCCAGAGCAAGAGCATTACATGCAGTATTTGCTCAACTACTTTTATACCGATGTGTTTCCGTATTACTTCGATGATGAACAAATCCGTCAATTTGAGGAATGGGGCATTCTTTCGCTGGACCACGAACACGTTAAATATAATGGAACGATGAAAGAGGCTTTCCAAATCATTTCGGCGTTGCAGTCGCTCATTACCGTCATCGAATATATCGGGGAGCATGGGGATTTGGAACAGTATGAATGGCTGTTTGTTCGCAATCAAAAGATTTTGGCTCGCCATGGCATTGCCTTTCCTTTTCATGCCAAGCAATTCACTTGCAGGCGGCTTTGGCCGTGCAGCGTGTATGCGCCTGCGACGAGCCAATGGGTGATTTGA
- a CDS encoding RluA family pseudouridine synthase codes for MWTRKGDWLECIIPSWWSGLTIEQLLKDVWAASKKLAHRWRMEHGVKLNGQAVPWKTVLNERDRLQLYAYEPEPSFIVPEYRELSILWEDDHLLVLNKEAGIDIHPSEPGQTGTLANAVAFYLQSQAILTKVRHIHRLDHDTSGAILFAKHPLAGATLDRMLAHRAIKRTYVALVHGRLSPKSGTISAPIGRDRHHPTRRRVSKTGAKAVTHYRVIKTFSSTSLVELSLETGRTHQIRVHLAHLGHPLVGDVLYGGKPVFHRHALHAAKLTFRHPFTNEEVICLAPTSDFPTDLSRIYH; via the coding sequence TTGTGGACAAGAAAAGGCGATTGGCTGGAATGCATCATCCCTAGCTGGTGGAGCGGTTTGACGATTGAACAGCTCCTGAAAGACGTATGGGCCGCCTCGAAAAAGCTCGCCCACCGTTGGCGGATGGAACACGGCGTCAAACTGAACGGCCAGGCTGTTCCCTGGAAGACGGTGCTCAACGAACGCGACCGGCTTCAGCTTTACGCATATGAGCCGGAGCCGTCGTTCATCGTTCCAGAATATCGGGAGCTTTCGATTTTATGGGAGGACGACCATCTGCTCGTCTTGAACAAAGAAGCCGGCATCGACATTCATCCGTCCGAACCGGGGCAAACCGGCACGCTCGCCAATGCGGTCGCGTTTTATTTGCAGTCGCAGGCAATTTTAACAAAAGTGCGCCACATTCACCGACTTGACCACGACACGTCGGGAGCGATTTTATTTGCCAAACACCCGCTCGCCGGTGCGACGCTCGATCGGATGCTCGCCCACCGCGCCATCAAGCGGACGTACGTCGCCCTTGTGCACGGTCGTTTGTCCCCGAAATCAGGAACCATTTCCGCGCCAATCGGCCGTGACCGCCACCATCCAACGCGCCGTCGCGTCTCGAAAACGGGGGCAAAAGCGGTGACACACTATCGCGTCATCAAAACATTCTCGTCAACATCGCTTGTCGAGCTTTCTCTCGAGACCGGACGGACGCACCAAATCCGCGTCCATTTGGCCCATCTCGGCCATCCACTCGTCGGCGATGTGCTTTATGGCGGCAAACCAGTGTTTCACCGCCATGCGCTTCATGCCGCTAAGCTAACGTTCCGCCATCCGTTTACAAACGAAGAGGTCATTTGCCTCGCGCCAACAAGCGATTTTCCCACCGACCTTTCGCGCATTTACCATTGA
- a CDS encoding hemolysin family protein gives MDIASLLLVAFLIACTAFFVASEFAIVKVRSSRIDQLVNEGNRRAVAAKKVISNLDGYLSANQLGITLTSLGLGWLGEPTVARMLLPLFERLHLSESVSHFLAFIISFSLITFLHVVVGELAPKTFAIHKAEAITLFTAQPLIWFYKIMYPFIWTLNNSARLVTRLFGLRPVSEHEIAHSEEELRLILSESYKSGEINQSEYRYVNNIFRFDDRIAKEIMVPRKEIVALDINKSVKENMDIIREEKYTRYPVIDGDKDHVLGLINVKEVFTDFIANPSNEKQMKDYIRPIIQVIESIAIHDLLVKMQKERIHMAILVDEYGGTSGLVTVEDILEEIVGEIQDEFDIDETPLIQKMDDDRFVLDGKVLISEVNDLLGLDIDDDDVDTIGGWILTKHYDIKPGESVEIDGYLFTVKEMDGHHVKSLEVAKKELSKEEEAAGVEEEGLRL, from the coding sequence TTGGATATAGCCAGTTTGCTGTTGGTGGCGTTTCTCATCGCTTGCACCGCCTTTTTTGTCGCTTCGGAATTTGCGATCGTCAAAGTGCGCAGCTCGCGCATCGATCAGCTTGTCAATGAAGGGAATCGACGGGCGGTCGCGGCGAAAAAAGTGATTTCGAATTTGGACGGCTATTTATCGGCGAACCAGCTGGGCATTACGCTCACTTCGCTTGGCCTTGGCTGGCTTGGGGAGCCGACGGTGGCGCGGATGTTGCTGCCGCTGTTTGAACGCCTCCATTTGTCGGAATCCGTCTCCCATTTTTTAGCGTTTATCATTTCGTTTTCGCTCATCACCTTTTTGCATGTCGTCGTCGGTGAATTAGCGCCAAAGACGTTTGCCATTCATAAGGCGGAAGCGATTACGCTGTTTACGGCTCAGCCGCTCATCTGGTTTTACAAAATCATGTATCCGTTCATTTGGACACTCAACAACTCTGCGCGGCTTGTGACGCGCCTGTTTGGCCTCAGGCCGGTTTCGGAGCATGAAATCGCCCACTCTGAGGAGGAGTTGCGCCTAATTTTATCGGAAAGCTACAAGAGCGGGGAGATCAATCAGTCAGAGTACCGCTATGTCAATAACATTTTTCGTTTTGACGACCGCATAGCGAAAGAAATTATGGTGCCGCGCAAAGAAATTGTGGCGCTCGATATTAACAAAAGCGTCAAGGAAAACATGGACATCATTCGCGAAGAAAAGTATACGCGCTATCCGGTCATTGACGGTGATAAAGACCATGTGCTTGGACTCATCAACGTCAAAGAGGTGTTTACGGACTTTATCGCCAATCCGTCCAACGAAAAGCAAATGAAAGACTATATCCGCCCAATCATTCAAGTGATTGAATCGATCGCCATTCACGATTTGTTGGTCAAAATGCAAAAAGAACGCATCCATATGGCGATTTTGGTTGATGAATACGGCGGCACGTCTGGACTGGTTACAGTTGAGGACATTTTGGAAGAGATCGTTGGCGAAATCCAAGATGAGTTTGATATTGATGAAACGCCGCTGATTCAAAAAATGGACGATGATCGATTTGTCTTGGATGGCAAAGTGCTGATCAGCGAAGTGAATGACTTGCTTGGGCTGGACATTGATGATGATGACGTCGATACAATCGGCGGCTGGATTTTAACGAAGCATTATGATATCAAACCAGGCGAGAGTGTAGAAATCGATGGCTACTTGTTTACGGTGAAGGAAATGGACGGCCATCATGTGAAATCGCTGGAAGTGGCAAAAAAAGAGCTCAGTAAAGAGGAGGAGGCGGCAGGCGTCGAAGAGGAGGGATTGCGTTTGTAA
- a CDS encoding zinc metallopeptidase, with protein sequence MLFHPMDIFIFIAFLISLWAQWKVSSNFNAWSEVPASSGLTGAEVARMILDRHGLHHVPVEVVPGRLSDHYDPISRTVRLSEPVFYGRSIASISVAAHEVGHAVQHQQGYAALVLRHRMFPVVNLASGVAPFLLLVGFLLHQFSLIGLGILFFSLAVAFQVITLPVEFNASARAKRFMLAEGIIAPNETRGVNKVLGAAALTYVAATLIAVFELLKYVLIFTQGNNNEES encoded by the coding sequence ATGCTATTCCATCCGATGGATATTTTCATTTTTATCGCCTTCTTGATCTCGCTTTGGGCGCAGTGGAAGGTATCAAGCAATTTCAATGCCTGGTCTGAAGTTCCAGCCTCATCGGGATTGACGGGGGCGGAAGTGGCGCGCATGATTTTAGACCGTCACGGGTTGCACCATGTGCCGGTGGAGGTCGTGCCAGGGCGGCTTTCGGACCATTACGATCCGATTTCCCGAACGGTCCGTTTGTCGGAGCCGGTCTTTTATGGGCGTTCGATCGCTTCTATTTCTGTTGCCGCTCATGAGGTCGGCCACGCTGTTCAACACCAGCAAGGCTACGCTGCACTCGTCCTTCGCCACCGGATGTTTCCCGTTGTGAACTTGGCTTCCGGCGTGGCTCCGTTTTTGCTGCTGGTTGGGTTTTTGCTCCATCAATTTTCATTGATCGGTCTCGGCATTTTGTTTTTCTCGCTGGCGGTGGCGTTCCAAGTCATTACGTTGCCGGTCGAGTTTAATGCGAGCGCGCGGGCGAAACGATTTATGCTCGCTGAAGGGATCATCGCTCCAAACGAAACGCGCGGCGTGAACAAAGTGCTTGGCGCGGCGGCGCTGACATACGTTGCGGCAACGTTGATCGCCGTGTTTGAACTGCTGAAATATGTGCTCATTTTTACCCAAGGGAACAATAATGAGGAATCGTAA
- a CDS encoding aldo/keto reductase, protein MNGLQDCATLHNGVKMPWVGLGVYKVKEGEEVRSAVRTALEVGYRHVDTAAFYENEEGVGQAIRESGIPREQVFVTTKVWNTDQGYETTLKAFDKSLKKLGFDYVDLYLVHWPVKGKYKETYKALEKLYKDGYVRAIGVSNFQIHHLQDVLADCEIKPMVNQVEYHPRLTQKELHAFCQENGIQLEAWSPLMRGEILNEPTIVDIGRKYGKTPAQVVLRWDLQHRVVTIPKSVTPARIKENADLFDFSLTDEEMKQIDALNLNKRVGPDPDNFNF, encoded by the coding sequence ATGAACGGTCTGCAAGATTGTGCCACCTTGCATAACGGGGTGAAAATGCCTTGGGTCGGCCTTGGAGTTTATAAAGTCAAAGAAGGGGAGGAAGTAAGAAGCGCGGTGCGCACCGCGCTCGAGGTTGGCTACCGCCATGTCGATACAGCCGCTTTTTATGAAAACGAAGAAGGGGTCGGTCAAGCGATCCGCGAATCCGGCATTCCACGTGAGCAAGTGTTTGTGACGACGAAAGTGTGGAACACCGATCAGGGATATGAAACGACGCTAAAGGCGTTTGACAAAAGCTTGAAAAAGCTCGGTTTTGATTACGTCGACTTGTATTTAGTTCATTGGCCGGTGAAAGGGAAATATAAAGAGACGTACAAGGCGCTTGAAAAGCTATATAAAGACGGGTATGTGCGCGCAATTGGCGTAAGCAATTTTCAAATCCATCATTTGCAAGATGTACTGGCCGATTGTGAAATCAAGCCGATGGTCAACCAGGTCGAGTACCATCCGCGCCTGACGCAAAAAGAGCTGCATGCGTTTTGCCAAGAAAACGGCATCCAGCTTGAAGCATGGTCACCGCTCATGCGCGGGGAAATTTTAAACGAGCCGACGATCGTTGACATCGGGCGCAAATACGGAAAAACGCCGGCGCAGGTTGTGCTGCGTTGGGACTTGCAGCACCGCGTTGTCACGATTCCAAAGTCGGTGACGCCGGCGCGGATCAAAGAAAACGCTGATCTTTTTGATTTCTCGCTGACCGATGAAGAAATGAAACAGATCGACGCGTTGAACTTGAACAAACGGGTCGGTCCTGACCCAGACAATTTCAATTTTTGA
- a CDS encoding dicarboxylate/amino acid:cation symporter, with protein MRGKLKNLTVQVIIGIILGIIVGFVFPEFGAKLKVLADGFIKLIKMVIAPIIFFTVVIGIGNMGDLKKVGRIGGKALIYFEIVTTFALAIGIVVVNLVKPGVGFHTDAVKGGDISQYTKQAAETSHSFVDFILSIIPDNVVAAMASGQLLPVLFFAVLFGLAAAALGEKAKPVISLFERLAEIFFGVVNMVMKVSPIAAFGAMAYTIGTFGLGSLVSLGKLMGSVYITMALFIFVVLGGIAKFYGFNIFQFLAYIKEELLLVLGTSSSESALPRLMERLEKYGCSKSVVGLVVPTGYSFNLDGTSIYLSMAAIFIAQAYGIDLTIWQELTLLGVLMLTSKGAAGVTGSGFITLAATLAAFPMIPVEGIALLLGVDRFMSEARAITNIIGNAVATVVVSKMENEFHPNEAEVERSSVSVAK; from the coding sequence ATGCGGGGAAAGCTGAAAAACTTGACGGTACAAGTCATCATCGGCATCATTTTGGGGATTATCGTCGGATTTGTATTTCCGGAATTTGGCGCGAAATTAAAAGTATTAGCAGACGGATTTATTAAGCTGATTAAAATGGTGATCGCCCCGATCATTTTCTTCACCGTCGTCATCGGAATCGGCAACATGGGCGATTTGAAAAAGGTCGGCCGCATCGGCGGCAAGGCGCTTATTTATTTTGAAATTGTAACGACGTTTGCGTTGGCGATCGGGATTGTCGTCGTCAACCTTGTGAAACCAGGGGTCGGATTTCATACCGATGCAGTAAAAGGCGGCGACATTTCGCAATACACAAAACAAGCAGCAGAAACCAGCCACAGTTTTGTTGATTTCATCTTAAGCATCATTCCCGACAACGTCGTTGCCGCGATGGCGAGCGGCCAACTGCTTCCGGTGCTCTTCTTCGCTGTGTTGTTCGGCTTAGCGGCTGCCGCGCTTGGGGAAAAAGCAAAACCAGTGATTTCCTTATTTGAACGACTGGCGGAAATTTTTTTCGGCGTCGTCAACATGGTGATGAAGGTGTCGCCGATCGCTGCGTTCGGCGCGATGGCGTACACGATCGGCACGTTCGGCCTTGGTTCGCTCGTGTCGCTCGGCAAATTGATGGGGTCTGTTTACATTACGATGGCCCTCTTCATTTTCGTCGTGCTTGGCGGGATTGCCAAGTTTTACGGATTCAACATTTTTCAGTTTCTTGCTTATATTAAAGAGGAATTGTTGCTTGTTTTGGGCACCTCTTCGTCTGAATCAGCGCTGCCGCGGCTGATGGAGCGGCTCGAAAAATATGGGTGCTCCAAATCGGTTGTCGGTCTTGTCGTTCCGACAGGATATTCGTTCAACCTAGACGGCACATCGATTTACTTGTCGATGGCAGCTATTTTCATCGCCCAAGCGTACGGTATTGATTTAACCATTTGGCAAGAGTTGACGTTACTTGGCGTCTTAATGCTCACCTCGAAAGGGGCAGCGGGGGTTACCGGTTCGGGATTCATTACGTTGGCAGCGACTTTGGCGGCGTTCCCGATGATTCCGGTTGAAGGCATCGCCTTGCTCCTTGGGGTTGACCGCTTCATGTCGGAAGCGCGGGCGATTACGAATATTATCGGCAATGCTGTAGCGACGGTGGTTGTTTCGAAAATGGAAAACGAGTTTCATCCGAACGAAGCTGAAGTGGAGCGCTCCTCGGTGAGCGTGGCCAAATAA
- a CDS encoding TRAP transporter substrate-binding protein has translation MGKRWRPWAILLFVGFGLIGWAASRQLGHEPLVYDDEQKGLKKQIIIYFSHVVAENTPKGLAAQKFAELVEQKTNGRVKVEVFPNGSLYSDGEELDALLRGDVQMIAPSFSKVTELIPEWQVLDLPFLFRDDEHVRCVLTGKVGVELLQMLEAKGIKGLAFWSNGFKQMMGTNRPLIKPDDFRGLRFRIMPSEVIEKQFRLLGGEPVAVSFDRVYQELEQHKFDGQENTISNIYSKGFYKFQPYITISDHGYLGYVVMMNQSFWDHLPKDIQRSIEEAMAEATHWNWKQSTEQNEQELRQLERRGGVHLYMLSEMDKKKWKQTFTPLYEEFTRQFGSKLLNEVKQSCE, from the coding sequence ATGGGGAAAAGATGGAGACCATGGGCAATCCTTTTGTTTGTCGGCTTCGGTCTGATCGGCTGGGCAGCGAGCCGTCAACTGGGACATGAACCACTGGTTTATGACGACGAGCAAAAGGGGTTGAAAAAGCAAATCATTATTTATTTCAGCCATGTGGTAGCAGAGAATACGCCAAAAGGGCTGGCGGCGCAAAAGTTTGCCGAACTCGTTGAGCAAAAAACAAACGGCCGCGTCAAAGTCGAAGTGTTCCCAAACGGCTCGCTTTATTCGGATGGGGAAGAGCTTGATGCACTGCTGCGCGGCGACGTGCAAATGATCGCGCCATCGTTTTCGAAAGTGACGGAGTTGATCCCTGAGTGGCAAGTGCTCGATTTGCCATTTTTGTTCCGCGATGATGAACATGTTCGCTGCGTGCTTACCGGCAAGGTGGGAGTTGAGCTGCTTCAGATGCTCGAGGCGAAAGGGATTAAAGGGTTGGCGTTTTGGAGCAACGGGTTTAAGCAAATGATGGGCACGAACCGCCCGTTGATTAAACCGGACGATTTTCGAGGCTTGCGCTTTCGCATTATGCCAAGCGAAGTGATCGAAAAGCAGTTTCGTTTGCTTGGCGGTGAACCGGTTGCCGTTTCATTTGACCGTGTTTATCAGGAGCTTGAACAGCATAAGTTTGACGGACAGGAAAATACGATTTCCAATATTTATTCGAAAGGGTTTTACAAATTCCAACCGTATATTACGATCAGCGACCACGGGTATCTCGGTTATGTCGTCATGATGAACCAATCGTTTTGGGATCATCTTCCGAAAGATATCCAACGAAGCATTGAGGAAGCCATGGCTGAAGCGACGCATTGGAATTGGAAACAGTCAACGGAACAAAACGAACAGGAGCTTAGGCAGCTTGAACGGCGGGGTGGGGTCCATCTGTACATGTTGTCGGAAATGGACAAAAAGAAATGGAAGCAAACGTTTACGCCGCTGTATGAGGAATTTACGCGGCAGTTTGGTTCCAAGCTGTTGAATGAAGTGAAACAATCGTGTGAATGA
- a CDS encoding ATP-binding protein encodes MSRLPIRWKITILIFTIVSFSLLLSGVFIISDFFHTKEEELSQRALLTARTVSELPEIRSHIVGNKQSRALINPVVERVRVIHNADYIVVLDMNKVRLSHPLPAMIGTISHGADEGPAFAEHTYTSKARGEIGTVVRAFVPIMNSHHEQIGVVIAAYRLPTFFEAIDSLKEEAAVAVVLSLVVGGIGAWLLASHIKRQMFELEPHEIAKLLIERTEAFNAMHEGVIAIDSNEKITIFNDRAKQMLGVKGDVIGRSIRSIIPDTHLPEILEVNKPIYNKELQIGNLTIWSNRIPIKVNGKTVGAIAIFQDRTEVKRLAEELTGVKAFVHALRVQNHEYMNKLHTIAGLIQLGHIEKALEYVFQVTEEQAELTQFLSRNIKDESISGLLLSKIRRGKELGIRVTIDRHSRLHRFPPHLDHHDFVVLLGNLIENAFDAFRDVTDREKEIYISIEQNEDLCSLSVEDNGQGIAREHIDRIFDEGFSTKGENGRGIGLYLVKQIVEKGNGRIDVQSEEGKGTVFTVTFDM; translated from the coding sequence ATGAGCCGGCTGCCGATTCGCTGGAAAATTACGATTTTGATTTTCACCATCGTCAGCTTTTCCCTGTTGCTGAGCGGTGTATTCATCATCAGCGACTTTTTCCATACAAAGGAGGAGGAACTCAGCCAGCGTGCCTTATTGACCGCGCGCACCGTCTCCGAGCTGCCTGAAATCAGGAGCCATATTGTCGGAAACAAACAAAGCCGGGCGCTGATCAATCCGGTCGTCGAACGAGTGCGCGTCATTCACAACGCCGACTATATCGTCGTTCTCGATATGAACAAAGTGCGCCTCTCCCATCCGCTTCCGGCGATGATCGGCACGATCTCCCACGGCGCTGATGAAGGGCCGGCGTTTGCCGAACATACGTACACTTCCAAAGCCCGTGGGGAAATCGGTACAGTCGTTCGCGCCTTCGTTCCAATTATGAACAGCCATCACGAACAAATTGGCGTCGTCATCGCCGCCTACCGGCTGCCAACGTTTTTTGAAGCCATTGATTCTTTGAAAGAAGAAGCTGCCGTAGCGGTTGTTTTGTCGCTCGTTGTCGGTGGAATTGGTGCATGGCTGCTGGCCTCTCATATCAAGCGGCAAATGTTTGAGTTGGAACCACATGAGATCGCCAAGCTGCTGATCGAACGGACGGAAGCGTTTAACGCCATGCACGAAGGTGTCATCGCCATTGACAGCAATGAAAAAATTACCATTTTCAATGACCGGGCAAAACAAATGCTCGGCGTCAAAGGGGATGTCATCGGCCGTTCGATCCGCTCCATCATTCCGGACACACACCTTCCGGAAATCTTGGAAGTAAACAAACCGATTTACAATAAGGAGCTGCAGATCGGCAACTTAACAATTTGGAGCAACCGCATTCCGATCAAAGTCAACGGAAAAACGGTCGGCGCCATCGCCATTTTCCAAGACCGCACGGAAGTGAAACGACTGGCTGAAGAACTGACGGGCGTAAAGGCGTTTGTCCATGCCTTGCGCGTGCAAAATCATGAATACATGAACAAGCTTCACACGATCGCTGGCCTTATTCAGCTCGGCCACATCGAAAAAGCGCTCGAGTACGTGTTTCAAGTTACAGAGGAACAAGCAGAACTGACGCAGTTTTTAAGCCGCAACATTAAGGACGAAAGCATTTCCGGGTTGCTCTTAAGCAAAATCCGCCGCGGCAAGGAGCTCGGCATTCGCGTGACGATCGACCGACATAGCCGGCTGCACCGCTTTCCGCCGCATCTCGATCACCATGATTTCGTTGTTCTCCTTGGCAATTTAATTGAAAACGCCTTCGACGCGTTCCGTGATGTAACCGACCGAGAAAAAGAAATTTACATCAGCATCGAACAAAACGAAGACCTTTGTTCCCTCTCGGTCGAAGACAACGGCCAAGGCATTGCCCGCGAGCATATTGACCGCATTTTTGATGAAGGTTTTTCGACCAAAGGGGAGAACGGACGAGGCATCGGCTTGTATTTGGTGAAGCAAATTGTGGAAAAGGGAAACGGGCGCATCGATGTGCAGTCGGAAGAAGGAAAAGGAACGGTGTTTACTGTTACCTTTGACATGTGA
- a CDS encoding response regulator, which produces MYRVLLIEDDPMVQEVNRQMIEQIDGFTVIGLARNGEEGLRLIQELRPDLAMVDIYMPQLDGLETLKQIRAHGHEVDIIAITAASDIETVRRVLQNGAFDYIVKPFKFERLKQALEHYRTFRRSLAEKESLTQVELDALRRATEQPAGPSSELPKGLNEVTLEKVIAYLRQHRFPVSAEEVAEGVGIARVTARRYLEYLEKTGEVVLDVQYGGVGRPVNRYHLKAT; this is translated from the coding sequence ATGTATCGCGTGTTGTTGATCGAAGACGACCCGATGGTGCAAGAAGTAAATCGGCAAATGATTGAACAAATAGACGGTTTTACCGTCATCGGCCTCGCTCGAAACGGTGAAGAAGGACTCCGCCTCATTCAAGAGCTCCGTCCGGATTTAGCGATGGTTGATATTTACATGCCGCAGTTAGACGGCCTTGAAACATTAAAACAAATCCGCGCCCACGGCCATGAAGTTGATATCATCGCCATTACCGCGGCAAGCGACATTGAAACGGTGCGCCGCGTCCTGCAAAACGGCGCATTCGATTACATTGTGAAACCGTTTAAATTTGAACGGCTCAAACAGGCGTTGGAGCATTATCGGACGTTCCGCCGGTCGCTTGCGGAAAAGGAATCGCTCACCCAGGTGGAACTCGATGCCCTAAGGCGGGCGACTGAACAACCGGCCGGACCGTCCTCCGAGCTTCCGAAAGGACTGAATGAGGTAACATTGGAAAAAGTGATCGCCTATTTACGCCAACACCGCTTCCCCGTTTCCGCTGAGGAAGTGGCCGAAGGAGTCGGCATCGCCCGCGTTACCGCCCGCCGCTATTTAGAGTACCTTGAGAAAACAGGGGAAGTCGTGCTCGATGTTCAATACGGCGGCGTCGGACGC